A genomic region of Polyangiaceae bacterium contains the following coding sequences:
- a CDS encoding flippase-like domain-containing protein, whose protein sequence is MKNPPDEPERLPVASNKRRWLERLALSLLFAAGFVWIALRGGLPLVPPAAAFSSVKWWTVGVYVLSLVVVHWFRAARWRHLLRPVGDVRLRDVVAVAWVGFGAILLSPLRSGEIVRPYLITRHGSVRLWEATGTVGAERIIDGLAVSGILFFALRLATPLDPLPDHIGDLPVPVAAVPAAATGALVLFVGAFAAMGLFFFARDFARRMTFKIVGLVSIRFAEALAGIVERVAEGMRFLPSPKHLVPFLGETAVYWIMNATGVWLLAWGTGLGSTTLAEACVTMACVGIGILVPSGPGYFGAFQLSAYAALAMYVPEAPLRASGAAFVFLLYVAQVGFHVVAMLAGLGALRRTQRVS, encoded by the coding sequence GTGAAAAACCCTCCCGACGAACCTGAACGATTGCCCGTCGCCTCGAACAAACGAAGGTGGCTCGAACGGCTGGCCCTGTCGCTGCTTTTTGCGGCGGGATTCGTGTGGATTGCTTTGCGAGGCGGTTTGCCGCTCGTTCCGCCCGCCGCAGCATTCAGCTCGGTGAAATGGTGGACCGTCGGGGTTTACGTGTTGTCGCTCGTCGTCGTGCATTGGTTTCGAGCTGCGCGATGGCGGCACCTTTTGCGCCCCGTTGGGGACGTGCGATTACGCGACGTCGTCGCCGTGGCGTGGGTTGGGTTTGGTGCGATATTGCTGTCGCCGCTACGAAGCGGTGAGATTGTCCGGCCATACCTGATTACGCGTCACGGTTCGGTGCGACTTTGGGAAGCGACGGGAACCGTTGGTGCAGAAAGGATCATTGATGGATTGGCGGTGAGCGGCATACTTTTTTTTGCGCTCAGATTGGCAACGCCGCTCGATCCATTGCCCGATCACATTGGAGACTTACCCGTGCCGGTCGCGGCGGTGCCGGCTGCGGCGACAGGAGCGCTGGTTCTATTCGTCGGCGCCTTTGCAGCGATGGGATTGTTCTTTTTCGCGCGTGATTTCGCGCGGCGAATGACATTCAAAATCGTGGGGCTCGTGTCGATACGTTTTGCCGAAGCATTGGCGGGAATCGTCGAACGAGTTGCCGAAGGTATGCGTTTTTTGCCATCACCGAAGCACCTCGTTCCCTTTCTTGGCGAGACCGCCGTGTATTGGATCATGAATGCGACGGGCGTCTGGCTGCTCGCGTGGGGCACTGGCCTCGGAAGCACGACGCTTGCAGAAGCGTGCGTCACGATGGCGTGTGTGGGCATTGGGATTCTCGTGCCATCGGGCCCGGGATACTTCGGTGCGTTTCAGCTTTCGGCGTATGCGGCGCTGGCGATGTACGTGCCGGAGGCACCTTTACGTGCGAGCGGCGCAGCGTTCGTGTTTTTGCTTTACGTGGCGCAAGTAGGGTTTCACGTGGTCGCGATGCTCGCGGGCCTGGGAGCGCTCCGTCGAACGCAGCGCGTGAGCTAG
- a CDS encoding protein tyrosine phosphatase, whose amino-acid sequence MGGYIDLHCHWVVGIDDGVKTVEDSRALLEGLGKIGFSKVVATPHMRPGMFDNAKSDLVRAYEATERALEGAAGLPARGLSSEHYFDDVVFGRIMRGEGLPYPGARAILVEFYPRAIPIQLTARFFDLRRKRLRPVVAHPERYEWVWDDPTVLDALIDAGGVMLLDVAALAGKYGRSVRSCAEKLLDEGYYDAACSDAHAPRDVDDVAAGIEKMRSAIGAEEARAMLVDGPRDILEGRLE is encoded by the coding sequence ATGGGCGGCTACATCGACTTGCACTGCCACTGGGTTGTTGGCATCGACGACGGAGTCAAGACCGTAGAAGACAGCCGCGCCTTGCTCGAGGGGCTGGGGAAGATCGGTTTTTCCAAGGTCGTCGCGACGCCGCACATGCGTCCGGGCATGTTCGACAACGCGAAGAGCGATCTCGTCCGTGCGTACGAAGCCACCGAGCGAGCGCTCGAAGGTGCAGCGGGTTTGCCCGCGCGCGGTTTGTCCTCGGAACATTACTTCGACGACGTCGTTTTCGGACGGATCATGCGCGGTGAAGGTTTGCCGTATCCAGGAGCGCGCGCGATCCTCGTCGAGTTCTACCCGCGGGCCATCCCGATTCAGCTTACTGCGAGGTTCTTCGACTTGCGGCGCAAGCGTCTGCGGCCCGTGGTTGCGCATCCAGAACGTTACGAGTGGGTCTGGGACGATCCGACCGTGCTCGATGCGCTCATCGATGCAGGCGGGGTCATGTTGCTCGATGTCGCTGCTCTTGCAGGCAAATACGGTCGCTCGGTGCGAAGTTGTGCCGAGAAGCTGCTCGACGAGGGCTACTACGATGCGGCGTGCAGCGACGCGCATGCGCCGCGTGACGTCGACGATGTCGCGGCCGGCATCGAAAAGATGCGCAGCGCCATCGGAGCCGAAGAGGCTCGAGCCATGTTGGTCGACGGACCTCGGGACATTCTGGAAGGTCGTCTCGAATGA
- a CDS encoding ArsA family ATPase → MSRRVLLVVGCGGVGKTTTTAALGLAAARRGKRVLCLTIDPARRLSQSLGIEEMKTEAQTIDPALFERAGLDVPGSMTVMMLDTKSTFDGLIRELAPSPEQRDRILNNVLYKYISTSLAGTQEYMAMEKLHATKADPRYDLILLDTPPTANALDFLDAPERLVGAIDSAATRWLVQAVQTSGSFSLNVLAKSAAAIVRGIGKVSGSGFLEQMAAFIAEINTLFGGWKKRADAVSAALRGPDVAYVLVTTPDPLAVREVLFFADRLREQNMRRDAFVVNRVHPVYERVPDVAEVQEALGKRPVDLGPDAARRLRQATEDERRMGKLDALHLIGLEAALEDEALGGSLLAHVPAFPYDIHDLDRLARIADVLAPL, encoded by the coding sequence ATGTCTCGCCGCGTCCTGCTCGTCGTCGGTTGTGGTGGCGTCGGAAAAACGACGACGACCGCTGCCCTTGGACTCGCAGCAGCACGTCGAGGCAAGCGCGTTCTTTGCCTGACCATCGATCCCGCACGGCGTTTGTCCCAAAGCCTCGGCATCGAAGAGATGAAGACGGAGGCGCAAACGATCGATCCCGCGCTCTTCGAGCGCGCCGGGCTCGACGTCCCCGGTTCGATGACCGTCATGATGCTCGATACGAAGAGCACCTTCGACGGGCTCATCCGCGAGCTCGCGCCATCGCCCGAACAGCGCGACCGCATCCTCAACAACGTTCTCTACAAGTACATCTCCACGTCACTTGCAGGCACGCAAGAGTACATGGCGATGGAGAAGCTTCACGCGACGAAGGCTGATCCTCGCTACGATCTCATCCTGCTCGACACGCCTCCCACAGCCAATGCGCTCGACTTCCTCGATGCGCCGGAGCGTCTCGTCGGAGCCATCGACAGTGCTGCAACGAGGTGGCTGGTGCAGGCCGTGCAGACGTCGGGATCGTTTTCCCTGAACGTCCTTGCCAAGAGCGCAGCGGCCATCGTGCGCGGCATCGGCAAGGTGAGCGGCAGCGGATTTCTCGAGCAGATGGCGGCCTTCATCGCCGAAATCAACACGCTTTTCGGGGGCTGGAAGAAACGTGCCGACGCCGTGAGCGCAGCCCTCCGCGGACCCGATGTCGCCTACGTCCTCGTCACGACGCCCGATCCGCTCGCCGTTCGTGAAGTGCTCTTTTTCGCGGATCGATTGCGCGAGCAAAACATGCGTCGCGATGCCTTCGTCGTGAACCGCGTGCATCCCGTCTACGAGCGCGTGCCCGATGTTGCCGAAGTGCAAGAAGCGCTCGGAAAGCGCCCCGTCGATCTGGGCCCCGATGCAGCTCGGCGTCTTCGACAAGCCACCGAAGACGAACGACGCATGGGCAAACTCGATGCACTGCACCTCATCGGGCTCGAAGCGGCACTCGAGGACGAAGCACTCGGTGGAAGCCTGCTCGCTCACGTTCCGGCCTTCCCGTACGACATTCACGATCTCGATCGACTTGCCCGTATTGCCGACGTCCTAGCGCCCCTCTGA
- a CDS encoding nucleotide sugar dehydrogenase: MSRPASKRCAAPSEPKRLEPCWSTDLGTFWKVVSNEEFIVVVESYGKDKRIVQELLKKIEDRTAHVVVVGIGYVGLPLVVEFARAGFRVTGYDKDPEKVRLLAKGESYIGDIPSSALAPHVAEGRLAASTDPKVLGTADAIVVCVPTPLNKTKDPDMRFILSASDEIAAHQHANMLIVLESTTYPGTTREVLVPKLTGGRFELGKDVFVAFSPERVDPGNMVYGTRNTPKVLGGATPACLEVAVALYGKIIEKVVPVSSTDAAEMVKLLENTFRAVNIGLVNEVALMSRKLGIDVWEVIRAAATKPFGFMPFYPGPGLGGHCIPIDPLYLSWRMRTLKYQARFIELADSINSAMPDYVVMLVQHALNSIKKAPNGSRLLILGVAYKRDVADYRESPAFDIIHSLKSLGADVHYYDPHVPEVEEAGIVMKSESDPVSYADYDAVVIVTDHKGIDYARVLDEARIVVDTRDVLRGVAGDQSKVVRL; the protein is encoded by the coding sequence ATGTCGCGGCCGGCATCGAAAAGATGCGCAGCGCCATCGGAGCCGAAGAGGCTCGAGCCATGTTGGTCGACGGACCTCGGGACATTCTGGAAGGTCGTCTCGAATGAAGAATTTATTGTCGTTGTCGAATCGTACGGAAAGGACAAACGCATCGTGCAGGAGCTGCTGAAGAAGATCGAAGATCGCACGGCGCACGTGGTCGTCGTGGGCATCGGGTACGTCGGTCTGCCCCTGGTCGTCGAATTTGCGCGGGCAGGATTTCGCGTCACGGGTTACGACAAGGATCCGGAAAAAGTCCGACTCCTTGCCAAGGGTGAGTCGTACATCGGCGACATCCCTTCGTCGGCGCTTGCTCCGCACGTAGCCGAAGGGCGGCTCGCTGCGTCGACCGATCCAAAAGTGCTCGGCACGGCCGATGCGATCGTCGTCTGTGTTCCGACGCCGCTCAACAAGACCAAAGATCCCGACATGCGGTTCATCTTGTCAGCGAGCGACGAGATTGCCGCGCATCAGCACGCGAACATGCTGATCGTGCTCGAGTCGACGACGTATCCCGGCACGACGCGCGAAGTGCTCGTGCCCAAGTTGACGGGCGGCCGGTTCGAGCTTGGCAAGGACGTATTCGTCGCATTCAGCCCCGAGCGAGTGGATCCGGGGAACATGGTGTACGGCACGCGCAATACGCCGAAAGTGCTGGGTGGTGCAACACCAGCGTGTCTCGAGGTGGCGGTTGCGCTCTATGGCAAAATCATCGAAAAAGTCGTTCCGGTATCGAGCACCGACGCGGCCGAAATGGTCAAATTGCTCGAAAATACGTTCCGCGCGGTGAACATCGGGCTCGTGAACGAAGTTGCTTTGATGAGCCGCAAGCTTGGCATCGATGTTTGGGAAGTCATTCGCGCGGCAGCGACGAAACCATTTGGGTTCATGCCGTTTTACCCGGGACCGGGACTCGGCGGGCATTGCATTCCGATCGACCCGCTCTATTTGTCGTGGCGAATGCGCACGCTGAAGTATCAGGCGCGTTTCATCGAGCTCGCGGATTCGATCAACAGCGCAATGCCCGACTACGTCGTGATGCTCGTCCAGCATGCGCTCAATAGCATCAAGAAGGCGCCGAACGGGTCACGGCTGCTCATTCTTGGCGTCGCGTACAAGCGAGACGTGGCGGATTATCGGGAATCACCGGCGTTCGACATCATTCATTCGCTGAAGAGCCTGGGAGCCGACGTCCATTATTACGATCCTCATGTGCCGGAGGTCGAGGAGGCGGGGATTGTGATGAAGTCCGAATCCGATCCGGTGTCGTACGCCGATTACGATGCCGTCGTCATCGTGACGGATCACAAGGGCATCGATTACGCGCGTGTGCTCGACGAAGCCAGAATCGTCGTGGATACGCGTGATGTGCTTCGAGGCGTAGCCGGTGATCAATCCAAAGTCGTACGCCTTTGA